The Phycisphaerae bacterium DNA window ATAATTACCGAACAGGCACTGGCACAGGTACACGAAAGATTAAAGCTGCTTTTAGCGGAGCATAACGCCTATTTAGACAGGATATACTACTGCCCTTATCATCCTGAAGGAGCGATAGCGAAATTTCGCAAGGACAGTGACTGGCGAAAACCAAAACCCGGAATGCTGCTTGCCGCTTCAAAGGAAATGAAAATAGACCTGGCCCAGTCGTGGATGATCGGCAACGCTTACATCGACATCGCCGCCGGAAAAGAGGCCGGATGCAGAACCATTCTTATAAAATCGCACTTAAAACCGCCTGTAAAAAAAGCTGACGACCCTGACCCAGATTTTGAGGTGATAAACCTGCGGGAAGCGGTCAACGTAGTCAAGAGAGAAATTACACGAAAGCCCGCACCCGAGCAGCCGGGGCCGTCAGAAACTATACAACAGGCCGAAGACACACAGCTGCAGCAGACTGTTGCGGACATTAAGCCTGAACCGCAGTTGCCGCCGGAAGAAAAACCACAACAGATACCTGAAGAAAAAATACAGACTGAACAGCCTCCGGAGACAAAAACGGTCAATCAGCCTGCCCTTGAGTCCGACAGAACAGAACAATTGCTGGAGGAAATTAAACTTCTGCTTAAAAGCCATCAGAGGAACGAACAGTTTACTGAATTTTCCGCTATGAAGTTTACCGCAGGGGTTATACAGGTTCTTGTACTGTTCTGCCTCGTTGTGGCCGTATGGTACAAACTATCCCCGACAGGAAAAGACAACGCAGCCTTTACCGCTATCGGCTTTGCGATGGTCTTTCAGCTCATAGCGCTTACACTTTATGTTATGCACAAAGACAAGTAACGGAACCGGCGTATTATGAGCTGTAAAAATATATTAGTCTGGCTGCCTTCACCTATGGGCGACGCTATAATGGCAACGCCGAGCCTGCGATGCATCAGAAATCTCTTTGCAAAAGACAAAATTTTCTTTTGCGCAAACAAAACCGTCGCGGAAATCCTGTCCGGCTGTCCATTCGCCGACCAGTGGATAACAATCAAAGGAAACAATCCTTTCGCAGCGGCCCGGGAACTGAAAAAATATAATTTTGATACCGCAATCCTTTTGAAAAATTCATTCGCTTCTGCCCTTGCAGTATTTCTGGCAGGCATTAAAACACGCACAGGATACGCAAGAGACGGCAGAGGTATTTTTTTAACAGAAAAAATTATTCCGTCCAAAATCGCTTCTTTCCGCTTTAAACCGCTTTCAGCAATTGATTATTATCTGGCAATAGCCTCCCGGCTCGGTGCAGATACTGCAAACACAAAAACAGAGCTTTGCATCAGCGAAGGCGACAAAAAGGCGATTCTCGAAAAGTTTGGCGAAAAATTAAACGGTTCGAAACCTCTTGTTATACTCGTGCCGGGCGGAGCGTTCGGGCCGAGCAAGCTCTGGTCTGAGGAAAGATTTGCGCAAACTGCCGATTTTCTTATCGAAAAATTTTCAGCCAATGTGTTTATATCTGTAAGTCCCGTCAAAGAGGAAACTCAGATTGCAGAAAAAATCTGCTCTGCGGCAAAACATCCGATTATAAATCTGGCGAAAACTCCTGTTACGCTTGGGCAGTTAAAGACATTATTTTCATTTGCACAGCTTGTAATTACCAATGATACAGGCCCTCGTCATATAGCTATCGCGATTAATCGAAAAGTCATAACGCTTTTCGGGCCGAACAACCCCGCCTGGACAGAAAATGAATATCCTGATGAAATAAAAATTATCGCTGAT harbors:
- a CDS encoding HAD-IIIA family hydrolase; protein product: MPDKAIFLDRDDTIIEDTGYINSAEQVKLVPAAASAIVELRKMGYKLIVVSNQSGIARGIITEQALAQVHERLKLLLAEHNAYLDRIYYCPYHPEGAIAKFRKDSDWRKPKPGMLLAASKEMKIDLAQSWMIGNAYIDIAAGKEAGCRTILIKSHLKPPVKKADDPDPDFEVINLREAVNVVKREITRKPAPEQPGPSETIQQAEDTQLQQTVADIKPEPQLPPEEKPQQIPEEKIQTEQPPETKTVNQPALESDRTEQLLEEIKLLLKSHQRNEQFTEFSAMKFTAGVIQVLVLFCLVVAVWYKLSPTGKDNAAFTAIGFAMVFQLIALTLYVMHKDK
- the waaF gene encoding lipopolysaccharide heptosyltransferase II; protein product: MSCKNILVWLPSPMGDAIMATPSLRCIRNLFAKDKIFFCANKTVAEILSGCPFADQWITIKGNNPFAAARELKKYNFDTAILLKNSFASALAVFLAGIKTRTGYARDGRGIFLTEKIIPSKIASFRFKPLSAIDYYLAIASRLGADTANTKTELCISEGDKKAILEKFGEKLNGSKPLVILVPGGAFGPSKLWSEERFAQTADFLIEKFSANVFISVSPVKEETQIAEKICSAAKHPIINLAKTPVTLGQLKTLFSFAQLVITNDTGPRHIAIAINRKVITLFGPNNPAWTENEYPDEIKIIADVPCAPCDKPVCKKDKHYCMESITAQAVCEAAEKFLAGGSK